One Dioscorea cayenensis subsp. rotundata cultivar TDr96_F1 unplaced genomic scaffold, TDr96_F1_v2_PseudoChromosome.rev07_lg8_w22 25.fasta BLBR01002087.1, whole genome shotgun sequence DNA window includes the following coding sequences:
- the LOC120257413 gene encoding LOW QUALITY PROTEIN: calreticulin-like (The sequence of the model RefSeq protein was modified relative to this genomic sequence to represent the inferred CDS: deleted 1 base in 1 codon), whose product MAWRKAEVFSFIFLALYFLCAASNEVFFEEHFDDGWEDRWVVSDWRKQDYMAGEWNHTSGKWSGDYEDKGIQTTEDYRFYAISAEFPEFSNKDKTLVFQFSIKHEQKINCGGGYMKLISGEIDQNNFNSENPYSIMFGPDICGRDTKKIVQAILSYNGTNHSFKRKVSCEIDQLTHVYTFIINPDSTYSILIDNEEKATGSLYTDWDLLPPKKIKDPEAKKPDDWDEKVYISDPEHKKPKGYDDIPKVIPDPNAKMPEDWDVEKRGEWRAPRIPNPEYKGPWKQKKIKNPNYKGKWRAPEIDNPEYKDDPDVYVYPNLRYVGIELWQVKSGTLFDNIIICDDPEYAKKLAEDTWGKNKDIERAEFEKYEKKKQEEETRVEEERNDDEDDDEDGDEDSDADQEATHDEL is encoded by the exons ATGGCGTGGAGAAAAGCTGAGGtcttctctttcatcttcttggCTCTTTACTTCCTCTGTGCTGCCTCTAATGAGGTCTTCTTTGAGGAgcattttgatg ATGGATGGGAGGATCGGTGGGTAGTATCGGATTGGAGGAAGCAAGACTACATGGCCGGGGAATGGAATCATACTTCCGGTAAATGGAGTGGAGATTACGAGGACAAAG GTATCCAAACTACTGAGGATTATCGGTTCTATGCTATTTCGGCAGAGTTTCCAGAGTTTAGTAATAAGGACAAGACATTAGTTTTTCAGTTCTCAATTAAACATGAGCAAAAAATTAATTGTGGTGGTGGCTATATGAAGCTTatcagtggagaaatcgatcagaaTAACTTTAACAGTGAAAACCCCTACAG TATCATGTTTGGACCTGATATCTGTGGACGAGACACCAAGAAGATCGTTCAAGCAATTCTTTCTTACAATGGAACAAatcactcattcaaaaggaaAGTTTCATGTGAGATAGATCAGCTAACACATGTTTATACTTTTATCATCAACCCCGACTCCACATATAGTATACTCATTGATAAT GAGGAGAAGGCAACAGGAAGCCTCTATACTGACTGGGATCTTCTCCCCccgaaaaaaattaaagacccTGAAGCCAAGAAG CCAGATGATTGGGATGAAAAGGTGTACATTTCTGATCCCGAACATAAGAAACCAAAG GGATACGATGACATTCCGAAGGTCATACCTGATCCAAATGCTAAAATG CCTGAGGATTGGGATGTCGAGAAAAGAGGCGAATGGAGGGCTCCAAGGATTCCAAATCCTGAATACAAGGGACCCTGGAAGCAAAAG AAAATTAAGAACCCAAATTATAAGGGTAAATGGAGGGCTCCTGAGATCGATAATCCAG AATACAAAGATGATCCTGATGTTTATGTCTATCCCAACTTGAGATATGTCGGCATTGAGTTGTGGCAG GTGAAATCCGGAACTTTGTTTGATAACATTATAATATGTGACGATCCTGAATACGCGAAAAAACTTGCCGAAGATACATGGGGAAAGAATAAGGAT ATCGAGAGAGCTGaatttgaaaaatacgagaaaaAGAAACAGGAGGAG GAAACTAGAGTGGAGGAAGAAAGAAAT gatgatgaagatgatgatgaagatggtgatgaagacTCTGATGCTGATCAGGAGGCAACTCAT GATGAACTTTGA